The genomic window AGAATCTTCACTTTTAACCTATGGTGTTTTGTTAGTTTGGAAATCCTTCACGCTTATAAACTAACCTGCTGTCAGAGTCAGCTTTCAGGTTCAGTTGTCAGAGGAAGTGTGAACAAATCAGGAAGTCCAGAACCTTGTGCACCAAGCATGGACCTCTGCTTCCTAACACGTCTGAAACTGGCTTTGTCTGGGTTGCGGAGCTGTTTCCGTGGTTCCTGTGGTCTTACCAGAGGCCTCCGCTGTCTCTTTTCCGCAGTGCTCTGATCCGACCCGGACGCTTCGACATGCAAGTCACAGTTCCCAGGCCAGACGTGAAAGGGCGCACGGAGATCCTCAAATGGTACCTCAGGAAAATTAAAGTAGACCCTGGTGAGCAGCCAATTTTCCTTGCTTACTTCGATCTTTCACTTCTAAGTGTTCACATGTTCATGTTGTGCTTGTTGTGCTAATTGCTGAACCTGCCCTCTCAGATATTGAGGCAGAGGTCATCGCCAGGGGAACGGTGGGGTTCACTGGGGCGGAGCTGGAGAACCTGGTCAACCAGGCGGCCCTGAAGGCTGCGGTGGATGGCAAAGACATCGTCTCCATGACAGAGCTGGAGTTCGCCAAGGACAAGATGCTcatgggtgaggggtggggccagCCACTGCACTGGGGGTCTGGGCTGGGCTGCGTGACTTAACTGCCAATATCACTCCGAATTTAAGGCTCCTTGGTAAACCCTGGCCTTTTAAACTCTGTAGTGTGGGAAATCCCTGTGTGCTGCCAATCACTGACTTTGATAAGTATGAACCACACATCACATAATGGCATATGTCAGCTCCTTCCATTCCCCCTGACCGAACCTCGTTCTCCTGTCTTGTATGTCAGAAGTGCTAATTTGTGAGTTTCTTGACACCTCCCTCGGTCCACAGGTCCAGAGCGTAGGAGTGTGGAGATAGACGAGAAGAACAAGAAAATCACCGCGTACCACGAGTCCGGTCACGCCATCGTTGCGTCCTACACCAAAGATGCCATGCCCATCAACAAAGCCACGATCATGCCACGGGGCGCTACTCTGGGTCATGTGAGTTTCGCTGCAGCAGcagtggagggggagggtttTCAGTGTCCGTCTCTTTGACGGAGAGTTGATCCCCCCCATCACTTTTATTGCTGGTTATAAAATGGAAATCTAagtttcaaatatttgaaaggGAACAGAGAGGTAATTGAAACTGGCACACAGGTAAGTATGGTATGAAAAgggaacaaacaaactgaaggaCTGTAAACAGATGCACCCATcactacagtgcagtgtgtaaataGAGAGACTGTTATCTGGAAGCAGAGATAGCCGTCTGCTGGGTACGGCTATCTACAAGTGCAAGCTTGAATACtctttctgtttgtctctcagtAGAGGAGAGGATACTGGGAAATGGGCTTGTAACTTAGAGGTTGTAGGTGTGATtaccaggtgggacactgccgttgctgTATAAGTTGATTGTTTGTAAAGAAAGAGCAGTGTGCAAAGTGTGTCTAGGAGTTTCTTCAAAattcctaaaatgtaaaatgcagttGTACATTAGCAGGGGTTGCTGTATTCTTTGGTGTAGATatacagtactgacacaaattatggaaacactacATTTATAAAAGGATTTTGatgataaatgcaatatttagcAACTATTTATCTTTCTGGCATCATAATTGTAGTGTGTAATGCATGCAACATCAACATAAAATGAGGAAATAATTAGTATTTGTGTTAAACAATTAATAATCATTTCACCTTCCTATACGTATTAGTTCATACCAAGTAATTAAGAAGTCTAATGCATCTTACTGTttgaaattttataatcagcttgaacatatatctttgtccagtatttttctacataaaatgataaattaatttgtgCAGAGAAaaccgtttttcttttttggcttgtatactGTATTTCAGATTACTGACAGTCACATAATGTTGTTACTACTTGTGGTCAAGGAAATAAGGGTTTTGAATACATTATTACGGATGAAAAAATGCCTCTGAGAAACAACATCAGATGAAAGGGCACAGATAAAAGAGTACTAAGCTTCCTCTTTACGCACAGCATTTCTATAATGTGTGCCATTACTGTGCTTATTGCTCAGGGCTAATAACCCAGTTGGATGATATTAGCTCTTCATTATCCAGTGCGTTcactcctgcccccctccctccctccctccctccctctctgtccgtatgtccgtccgtctgtctgtgcaggtgtCCATGCTCCCGGAGAATGATCGCTGGAGCGAGACGCGCTCGCAGCTGCTGGCGCAGATGGACGTGAGCATGGGCGGGCGGGTCGCCGAGGAGCTCATATTCGGGGCCGAGAACATCACCACTGGTGAGCTCGTTAGGGTCCCGTCCCTAATGTCCTCCGAGCCTGAGCGGGCCCGAGCGGTCACTGGGTCTGCCCCCCCGAGGGTTTGGGTTCAACCGCGTGCAACTGGCAGACGTCCAGAGCTCGGGTACAGGGCCAGCCGCTGACTCCCTCTCCACTTTGGCTCATTTCTTTGTGCTTTCTTGCAGGTGCATCAAGTGACTTTGACAATGCAACAAAAATAGCCAAAATGATGGTAACTAGATTCGGCATGAGCGACAAGGTAAGAATGAgtcattttgcatgttttagcCTGTTCATTAACATTATACTCGTGCAGCAACACCTGTATTTTAATCTTAATGGACATTATATTTTGATTGATTAAAAGTGTAGAAATGATGTATCATGTACACTGCACAATCAAAGTGACTTGGAGTTGTGCAATGTAAGATGTTGATGTTCAAATTATTCAGAGTAGCTATAATTACATGTGTGTCCCAGACCTTGATTATTGTGCTAGAATGAAGTAGAATGACCTGCCTTCTTATGTTTCAGCTTGGCGTCATGACATATGCTGACATCTCCCACCAAAGCCCAGAAACACAGGCTGCTAtcgaacaggaagtgagggtaCTCCTGAGGGTAAGAACACTTAACCATGGTATCTGCACTTAAGCCTACATATCTGCTATgtcatattttccagaaaacgGTGCAAATAGTCATCTTTTCTCCAAGTACATATTCCCAAAGTCTTTATGTTACAGTCCTTACCACGGCATGGCACCTGCATAAGTCATTCAGGGGAATGCGGGCTGGAGTTTGCCTCAGTAGTTGGCATGATTTTGGTTATATTTGAGCATTATAATTTGCAAAATCACTTTGAGTCATCCTTTCTAAAGTATCACCTTTGTTTTAGAGTGATTTCTGAAGATGTTGTGATACACATGTTAGTGTGTTGTACATGCTTCATGCTGATAGTTTAAGGGAAATATGCTTTTTGCCAGTGTTTTTTCTAATGTGTCCATTAGAGCTTTTATGATATGGGCTGTGGGACGTCAGCCCTTTTCCCATCGTCTTGTGTGATATTTGCCAACAGGACTCGTACGAGCGCGCAAAAAACATCCTGAAGACACACACCAAAGAACACAAGAACCTAGCAGACGCCTTGCTGATGTATGAGACGCTGGACGCCAAGGAGATCCAGACGGTCCTTGAGGGAAAGACGCTGGAGTGCAGATGATGCGCTCCAGGCCACACAGGAATGTAAATACACAGAATTATAAGGGAGGCTGGACTTAaatgagaatttaaataaaaaaaacttagcttgtttttcttatttgcgCTCCCAGTTTTATTGTTCTCATGTTGGTTTCGACTGGTGGAAAGCGTGGACTTCCATGGGATCTGTTACTTGTCTAATTTCATAGTCTGTGGCCACTTTGCGGTGCGATTCTCCCCTAACCTGGCATATTTCTCAGTGTGAGGttgaccacacacacaagcaagcacacaagCGTTGAGGAGTTTTTCTCTGCATTCACATGTTCATTTGTCATGTGCCCTCTCGTGTAAtctgtggtttgtgtggagCAGGTCAGGGCGTGTGGCTGAAGGTGGCCAGTCAGATTCTTGACTTCCTGTACATATAGAACTTAGACCAGTAAACTTGAATGTAGACTTCTATTTCACACGCGCACTTAATGAATTGCATATGACGTTTAAACCATGAGGCGGACAAGAATTGCAGTGTTTACTGTGATTTGTGTTATAATCTGACATAAACCAGCATTATGTCTGTAAATTCCTAATttgctgtatatttaatttGGTAAATCTTTGGATTGGTATCTCTGAAGGGTTGACCCCACTTGCACAAGTAGGGGACCTCAACATCTCAGGCACTCACAATGTGAAATgaatcttgttttgttttttgtgataaatTTGGCTTTTTTAATGTGAGGTAGATGGGGATATAACAGGTATGTTCAAGGGTCAATATTATTTAAAACGCTACTATGGAAAAACAGTCGAGGTGTTAGGGGGAAGACACCGGAAATGGTGTTGTGTAATCCCCACCTGTATGGTTTATAcaattttcccagaatgctgttTGTGAAGGACAGGGCTCCAACCATGATTTATAAACATCTGTTTGATATTTATAAGGTTTATATTTGTGGTAAGTCAGGTTCAGTATGTGAAATActagatttattttttagagtACAGGCAGATCTTTGCAGCCTCATTTCATTTCTTCAGCCGCACATATTAGCGCCTCAGAGTTGTGTATcaccatatttttattttgtgtaactTATTTAAGCACATTATAAAgtatcatttatcatttatgcACATTATGAAAGTATATTTGCTTCACTATGGGTTTAAGCCATAATTTCTGCTGTTTAGCCATGTAGAATGTAGCTGTAGAAGGCAAGTGAGGGATCACTGTATATACTggtaaatgaatgcatttgcctgtgtgtgccacATTTGGTTTTTACATGGACTGCGTGCTGTTCCATTTCTCAAAATCCCCAAAAAATGGACAAGTGTTTATGAATCTGaagtaaataaaatctgattatGATGTGTTCTCATGGGCATTTCTGATTCTTTTccctttaacctttttttttgtactctgGATCACAAGCCAATGGCTATTCTGTTTCTGCTGGTTTCACAGTACTACATGAGAACCAGTACCAGTTGGAGAAGAAAACAGGTCATTGATTGTATTCAGAAGCTGCCATCTTGGTTACTCAGGATATGTTgctaaataatgtatttgttgGACTTGTTCAGTGGAATAACCTCTGAAATTGCTTGATGCAAATCCTTTTAACGGGTGAATACATTTGAACCAATGGGCACTTTGTGGCTGGAAAAAATAGGCTCCACCAGTTTGgtttaaacatgtttgtttattaatgcATAATGGTCCACATAATAGTTATCATCACCAGCCAAATATTGGTAATTATCTTCCACACAGCAGTATGCAGTGACATTGTTTGTCTTCTGACCGGACAGATTTAGCTCATGGTTTATAGAGGAAATGAATAGACTTTATAGAACCAGGTGATTCCTAGTGATGTCCACATGTCCTGTGACATCATTCTCTTTCCTAGTTTGTCCACTTGTCCACTCAAGCATTGCAACAGAATGTCCTCAAAGACATTAAATCatccatttttcattaatattcaaaaGCTGTCATCTGTCACCTCTCCAGACCTGTACTCTACACAAATACCTGGATCACTTTCTttacatttgaatatatattaaatttatGTGGGTAGAAAATCACATGAGCCTAACTGGACCAGTACAATCCAAAAATGAGACAAACAAATTCTGAACATAGATGGATAGACAGATTGTTTATTAGCCAGACAACCAAGGCCAGTGGAATTTGTTTTATGTAGCCATTATGTAGCGTCTCCAGGAAATTTTTCTGTGCTTCACAGTGGCAGACAGCAGTATCTATGGGAACCACAGGCATCACCTGTCTGATTTACTGCAAATCCCGAAAAAGGTCAAGAACACAGGAATAAAAACGACGCCATGAACCAGCCCGAAGGAAATGACCAGGAGCATAATCTTGAAGAAGGTCCTAAAGATGTAGCTCTCAGCCACAGAAAGCACCACCACCCCTAATATCGTAGAAACAGCTCCCTGCACTATGGGATAGCCCAGGGAGTGCAAAGCATCTGTAGCCTTCTCATTGACAGTGGACTTGCTGCTTGAAACGAACGCATAGGAGATGTGGGCTGAGAAGTCCACCGAGAAGCCAATGCAGATGACAAGATTTATCATTGATATAGAGTCCAGGTTTACGCCCCACAACGCCATGAAACCAGCCACGCCCACGATGACCGAGGCGATGGCAAACGTCACCCACAGCGAGCAGAGCGGGTTGGGAATCAGCAAGAGGGAGATGACCAGCATGACAGCAGTGGCAACCAAAATATTCTGAATCGTATTTGTCACTATGACCGCATACTGGTCGAAGAAGATAAACGCAGGGTGATAAACCAGCAAAGGAACTGGGCACGTTTTGGCTGTCAATCTCAACTCACTCAACATGTTCTTTTCCTGAAGCGCACTGGTGATATTTACAGTCTGAATGAAAAAGCGGGAGGCGTGTATCTCCCCGTTAGTTAAATTCAAATCCTGCCTAAATGCTGGAGCCAGCTTGAGAAATGCAGGCAATTTTTCCATGAATACGGTCTTGTTGTTTAAATCCAAGGAGGATTTTCCCAAATATGCACCATATGCATCAAGCCAGGATGTGAAGAGTTCCTGATCAACATAGGTTAGCATCTGAAAATCTTTCAAGCATTTCTTAAGGTTGGAACGCACGCTTTCTTCCCAGTAAGGAACTGTCTTTTCTACCACTACCATGACATTTGGACCATACACTGAGAAGTACTCATCTTCATGCGTGTAATATTCAACAACATATGAATCATCAGATGCTaaatttttaagttttattccTTCCTGCACATTGGAGCACCCATAAATACTGACACACAAATAAAGAGCATAGAGGAAGACCACAAAAAATTTGGTGTAATTTTTGGTGAGGAATGGCCCATAGTATTTCTTAATGAAGTCATTGATTGGCAGCGCTTCCTCAGCTTTAGTCTCTCTGTCATagaccccacccacacagcaGATGCTGTACCATCTGGAACGTTCTGGGGGACACGTCTTTGGAATTTTCATGCACGTTAGCCAGTGCCTATTGCTCTCCTCCCTCTTACCATTCAGAGCCAAGATGGCACCAAAGAACGTGATGCTGTAAATGTAGCAGAACAGGACGGCGGTGCcagtatagagacagaaagacTGCACAGAGCCGAAGGGAGTCATGACCCCGATGTAGAAGGCCAGGACGTCGGTCAGCGTAGTGATGGTGATGGAGACGGCTGCGTGTTTGTACGTTTCCGCCAGACGGTCCTCTACATTGTCGTGCACATTGGTCTTCTGCCAGTACGCTATCAAGACGAACATGTCATCCACACCGATCCCTGGCAAACAACAATTTAAGATCAGCCAATGATGCAAATGACAATGCTCATGCtcaatacataattaaataattcattttgagtGTATGAAtttgtgtaataataatgataataataataatgtgtaaacattatgatttttataattatgattattattatgctgactatgatgatgacaatggtggtggtgatgaagaAGCCAATTGATGGTGATACTATTAACGAAGCACAATTCAGTTTGACTAAATCTGGGCCTGAAAGGGAACTGAAAGGAATCCCACATGTTGGGGCAACAGGAGGTTATTACCTAGAATCAGGAATGGGGCGGTGGCCACAGTCATTACGAAAGGTACACCGACATACAGCAGCAAGCCAAAGCTAGACAGCACAGCCAGGCCCGCTGAAAACACTCCAAACGTCGCTacccacaccttgtttctcaCATTGTCCAacctaaaaaaatgaaaaatttatgTTAAAAGAGCTTGTATTTGGTACGAGGAAGCAATGCGCCACTTGGTATAACAACGTTGGTATAACAAAGTTCTGATTATTGGTGCACTCCAAGGTTGCTGTGGTAGCACTATACCTGCTGGTTGACTTCAGCTTTTTCCTATTCAATAGTACAACTGTGAAAGACAATAGGCCCtatttcaaaatttttattCTAAGATGCATTTCTCTTTTGGATGCATGTACTTGTACATGCTGCACGGTTCATTTCAGTATGTAAAACACGAACAAATTCAGCTTcgtaaaatgtattgttttcatctttcatcatgactttatatatgtatgtctATTATTTATCCTCAAAGGTATGTCTAAAATGACTTGTATGCAAATTTGTTAAcggtttttgaagtttttttttgttaaatatagTGTTCATATCGCAGTTAGCTATCTCGGTGCAATGTGGCAATACTATTCAAGTACAGCCATCATTTTTGCATTAAACAAACCTTAAACATGACACGATGGAAAAAGAAATTGCAAGGGCGTATGTGGCTGCAAACAGTGGAATAACAGTCTTTGAATTTGCTTCAAATTCTTGCTGCCTTGAGATCGATGTATAATATGACACCGACACCTAAAGTGAAAATAAGAACAATCACGTGATCATTCTCAATAAATTATCGTATACATGAATTTCCCATTTCCAAGCGATAATagacttatttttattttatataatctACGGCTTTCTACTTAACATAGAACCAGCTGAGATTATTTCCACAAACCAcctgcacaattaaaaaaaaaaacaaataaatacaaacaacatcaaTTAGGCCTATaggctaataataatcatcatcttCGTAATAACATAATAATTGATCATTAGTCGTTTCGTTTTAGTTTTATTCTGTGCacgcaattattattattagatggTAACAGGctatactgttattattattatccacaTAATATATCCTATAACATAAGACTACGTAGGCCTACCTCTTTAAATTTCAACTTCGAttctccagaaaataatttaatgaattcTTTCAGCCACAGATATGTTTCAGGCCTCTTCTCTTGTAAGTAGAAAAAAAGTCGTATCGCCTGTGCTTGTTCAACTATTAAAGATTCATTTACACCACCTACAGCGGAccccagaaaaacaaaaccagatgaGGATTTATACATTGGGAACGTCAAGTTGATGCTTTCAATGTTGCTTGAATTGTAACCAATAATGTCCAGAATCGCGTTCGAATAACAATTCTGCTGCACAGTAGCGCAAATGTCATTGTATTTACGCTGATCCACTCCCGCACTTATCTGCATAACGTCGTCATATAAGGACAgtatttcttcaaatgctgCACGTCTTAAAATGTTGGTTTCCGAAACCGCTAAAATTGACGCATATGCTCCTTCAGTTGCAAGCCTTTGAACTGAAAACACTGAATCGTTTTCTGGAAAGTTGTCTTGAACAAAAAGCCTCTCTTTCTTTGCAGGACCATTCACTGGTGTAAATTGTTCCTCAATATCATTTGCCTCTCTgtccttcaaaaaataaaaacctcctCCTAAGGCAACGGAGACCAGCGTGGGGATAACCAAAAACCACCAGGGGTGTCTTCCGATAAAGCGTCCGAGGCTTCCAAAACTCATAGACAAGGGCTCCTCAATACAGTCCGTCCGACATCCGGCCATGGCTTTTCACTAAATTTCCCCGTTCGGTTGAGAAGAGTCCAACTAGTCTGGACCATAGACCGTACGCACCTGTACTTTCCGGGGAAAAGGGAGGAGCCTCGCCTGCCGCGCAGAGGCTCAATATTGGTAATCGATCTGTCTATCTCAGTGTGCCGTCAACGCTCTGTTGAACGAAGCAAAGCGAAAGTGAAACTTTGTCTCAGCTTGCCCGCAGTGCGGTGCGGTTCTGAGAAACATGGGATTTCCGAGAAGTTATCACTTGCCCGAAACACGCCACCGTGACATGCAAAGACAGTTTCTGTGGAAACAGGAACACACGCGGGAGGGGCTATGAGCTCCCAATAGGCTACTTTTCAGTTATAAggtaaaacaatttaaatgatttctttCGGTTATATAAAAGCAAGTAAATATATTGCTACTATTAAATAAGGAGCCCGTCTGGTGacatttgtgagaaaaaaaatattgcgtGGCCACGAATTAATAACGAGATAATTAAGTCGTGGCCACAAGATAATTCATTTGTCGCCATTTGTTGCCAAGTTCCAGATGTGGCGGAATGGTTGTCAGTTTTGGAGTGATTTATTATTCGTGAATAAAGGTAATTAGCCTATACTTTTATATTCAAGAGTATAAACCTATAATTCAACTAGGGCTGCAGCAGCTGTATCCATGAAATCTACTTTAAACGCTGTTTTCTGCTGATCTGAACACGCCAGTGGCTGACACCATATGTCCCTATGTCATTGtggaaaataagcaaataatacCAGCACACTGCTATTATGCTCCCAAGTGATTTAGTTAACTTAAATCCGTGAGCAGTGACAACGTTTTGACCATTTTGgtcttttttcttgaaaaagacCAAAATGGTCAAAATGTTGTCACtgcttgaatttgaatttaaaaaaatttgcaaTCAATTACTTTTGAAAACCAAAGGTTGTGGAAGAAGGCCAGGCATTAATAGAATAATCTGAAATTGgttttgtcatggttctgtggttgtctgcgtttccctttttgggccgccagatggcggcacttcagtttttaattatgttcatttatcctgtttaattgtattattgttttcaattattcaattattgttttttggttgtctcattttcccttccctctctgtggcctgattgtgcattgtgccctcctgtgtctcgtcagtgtcttgtctatttaagttcctttctttcctgactcaggtgctggatccttttgtgtgcttttctgaTTGTGTTTCGGTATGTGCTACCTCGTGTACTTGTGACTCTGTGTTTTGTCCTGGGTGTTTTCTaccctgcccgtgttctgtttttgcattgttttggatttctgcattttctcagtttttgtgTTTAAGGAACTTTGCTTTGTCCTTTTGAGACTTGCCCTGCGTGGCTTTGATTTtgttctcctttgtttttgtacttattaaaattaatatcCTCGGTTTGTTTACCCTTTGGATTTTGAGTTTTtgactctgcgtttgggtccattccctcgcctcACCTGACAGAAGGATCCAGCCAGttctggacccagcagagttttttttttttttttttctctccctttttgcCTTCCTTCCtggggttttcatttttttctggagaCATGCCACCGGTCTGGAGCAAGCCGGTGATTGCTCCGAGGCCCATTGGGTCCAGTCCTGTCGCCAGAGAGATGGCCGACAGACTCTTTGATATCAGTCAGGGGTCGCGTAATGTATTGGATTACGCGACTGAATTCAGCGCTGTAGCCGCACAGGCTGACCTGCCCCAGTCAATCGTGTGCCAGATATTTCGGGACGACATGAGGGACTCCCTCCATGGTGGGCTAATTTACTCTGGGCTTGAGGGGTGTTGTGACTTTAAAGCCCTAGTTTTAACGGCACTTCACTGGGAGGAGTATCTCCGGGGGGCCGCGGATATGCCCCCTCTGGCCGAGAAGTACTCCAAGCCCAGTGcgccgcaggagctgcctgcccagCCTGCTCGGCCCGCAGGGGTCTCCGTCTgctccgcctcgagccccggaacggccgcctgctccgcctcgagccccggagaggtcCCCTGCTCCGtctgtcccgcaggggccgctgCGGCCTGCCCTGCCCGCTGTCCTGCAGGAGAAGCCACCTGTCTTGCCTGTTCATGCCTTGCCAAGTGCTCTCACTCCCCTTAGGGCTCtcgctccccctggcgttctcgcgccccccagtgttcTTGCGCCAGAGATCTCACCCAGTCCATTCTCCCAACCATGCGTTCGTCTGCACACCTGCCCCCTTGTCtgtttgcctgcctgcttgtctgcCTACGTGtctgtcagccagtttgttggcctgctTGTCTGTCCCCCAGGCCGTTGGCCCGTTGGCCAGTctgttctcccgcctgtctgcctgtctgtctgtcagcgtGTCAGTCTTTGAattcacccctctccttccctgtctgtctgtcccttagtgtgtctgtcggtcttgccgtgtgcctccccacctgcttgtccctttgtctgtccttgtaggtctcccaTTGTTGTTCCTGTGCCAGTGTCAGTCTGTTCCCTATTAGTGTCTtacccctctccctgtctgtgtcagtcCGTTCCAGTCTGTGT from Anguilla anguilla isolate fAngAng1 chromosome 8, fAngAng1.pri, whole genome shotgun sequence includes these protein-coding regions:
- the LOC118232725 gene encoding patched domain-containing protein 3 isoform X1; translation: MAGCRTDCIEEPLSMSFGSLGRFIGRHPWWFLVIPTLVSVALGGGFYFLKDREANDIEEQFTPVNGPAKKERLFVQDNFPENDSVFSVQRLATEGAYASILAVSETNILRRAAFEEILSLYDDVMQISAGVDQRKYNDICATVQQNCYSNAILDIIGYNSSNIESINLTFPMYKSSSGFVFLGSAVGGVNESLIVEQAQAIRLFFYLQEKRPETYLWLKEFIKLFSGESKLKFKEVSVSYYTSISRQQEFEANSKTVIPLFAATYALAISFSIVSCLRLDNVRNKVWVATFGVFSAGLAVLSSFGLLLYVGVPFVMTVATAPFLILGIGVDDMFVLIAYWQKTNVHDNVEDRLAETYKHAAVSITITTLTDVLAFYIGVMTPFGSVQSFCLYTGTAVLFCYIYSITFFGAILALNGKREESNRHWLTCMKIPKTCPPERSRWYSICCVGGVYDRETKAEEALPINDFIKKYYGPFLTKNYTKFFVVFLYALYLCVSIYGCSNVQEGIKLKNLASDDSYVVEYYTHEDEYFSVYGPNVMVVVEKTVPYWEESVRSNLKKCLKDFQMLTYVDQELFTSWLDAYGAYLGKSSLDLNNKTVFMEKLPAFLKLAPAFRQDLNLTNGEIHASRFFIQTVNITSALQEKNMLSELRLTAKTCPVPLLVYHPAFIFFDQYAVIVTNTIQNILVATAVMLVISLLLIPNPLCSLWVTFAIASVIVGVAGFMALWGVNLDSISMINLVICIGFSVDFSAHISYAFVSSSKSTVNEKATDALHSLGYPIVQGAVSTILGVVVLSVAESYIFRTFFKIMLLVISFGLVHGVVFIPVFLTFFGICSKSDR
- the LOC118232725 gene encoding patched domain-containing protein 3 isoform X2; the encoded protein is MTVATAPFLILGIGVDDMFVLIAYWQKTNVHDNVEDRLAETYKHAAVSITITTLTDVLAFYIGVMTPFGSVQSFCLYTGTAVLFCYIYSITFFGAILALNGKREESNRHWLTCMKIPKTCPPERSRWYSICCVGGVYDRETKAEEALPINDFIKKYYGPFLTKNYTKFFVVFLYALYLCVSIYGCSNVQEGIKLKNLASDDSYVVEYYTHEDEYFSVYGPNVMVVVEKTVPYWEESVRSNLKKCLKDFQMLTYVDQELFTSWLDAYGAYLGKSSLDLNNKTVFMEKLPAFLKLAPAFRQDLNLTNGEIHASRFFIQTVNITSALQEKNMLSELRLTAKTCPVPLLVYHPAFIFFDQYAVIVTNTIQNILVATAVMLVISLLLIPNPLCSLWVTFAIASVIVGVAGFMALWGVNLDSISMINLVICIGFSVDFSAHISYAFVSSSKSTVNEKATDALHSLGYPIVQGAVSTILGVVVLSVAESYIFRTFFKIMLLVISFGLVHGVVFIPVFLTFFGICSKSDR